One window from the genome of Dyadobacter sp. CECT 9275 encodes:
- a CDS encoding phosphotransferase, with the protein MQTSANHFELLPDTIRRALERTLIAVFTDRDAIQSELLGEGTSRALLYKLSHQGKTYFLRITSRHAEIADTRRHFESLRIASAGDVAPQTIYSDSETGIVICEWVESHPLFESFTDRGLLVRKLADLVAKVHILPSFPGLFNFVEAVGQLILQFRSFGMFDEEVIHPLLKDYHLIQTNYRVAEDDWVSCHNDLHPTNFLCTVQRKLLLIDWECAFTGDRYADLALLGQSFALTEAETEWLLSDYFDGPITPVNRAKFFLMQQVCHLYQGLLMLKFAASCKPLGYADNADFETVRQSEVTGLIVSGELDLDTYEGRLYYGKVCLNEALINFKSDKFSSALESIASR; encoded by the coding sequence ATGCAGACTTCCGCAAACCATTTTGAGCTGTTACCTGACACCATCCGTCGGGCTTTGGAACGTACTCTTATCGCCGTTTTCACTGATAGAGATGCCATACAGAGTGAATTGTTAGGTGAAGGAACGTCCAGAGCCCTGCTGTATAAACTCTCACACCAGGGCAAAACATATTTCTTGCGGATAACGTCCCGCCATGCTGAAATAGCTGATACCAGACGTCATTTTGAAAGTCTTCGGATTGCATCGGCTGGTGATGTGGCTCCTCAAACGATCTATTCAGATTCGGAAACTGGAATTGTGATCTGCGAATGGGTTGAAAGTCATCCTTTATTTGAAAGTTTTACTGACCGCGGATTGCTGGTAAGGAAACTGGCTGATCTGGTAGCAAAAGTACACATTTTGCCCTCTTTTCCAGGATTATTCAACTTTGTTGAAGCTGTGGGACAGCTTATTTTACAGTTCAGATCTTTTGGAATGTTTGATGAGGAGGTTATCCATCCTCTTTTAAAAGACTATCACCTGATTCAGACGAATTATAGGGTTGCGGAGGACGACTGGGTGTCCTGCCATAATGACCTGCATCCAACTAATTTCTTATGTACTGTTCAGCGCAAACTGCTGCTGATAGACTGGGAATGTGCTTTTACCGGCGACAGATACGCAGACCTGGCTCTGCTGGGCCAGTCGTTCGCATTGACCGAAGCGGAAACGGAATGGTTGCTCAGTGATTATTTTGACGGCCCAATCACCCCTGTAAACCGCGCAAAGTTTTTTCTGATGCAGCAGGTATGCCATCTATACCAAGGGTTGCTGATGCTCAAATTTGCTGCTTCATGTAAGCCGTTGGGATATGCGGACAATGCAGATTTTGAAACCGTAAGGCAAAGTGAAGTGACGGGGCTGATAGTGTCAGGTGAGTTGGATCTGGATACTTACGAAGGACGTTTGTATTATGGAAAGGTATGCCTGAACGAAGCCCTGATCAATTTCAAGTCGGACAAGTTTTCATCTGCACTTGAGAGTATAGCCAGCCGGTAG
- a CDS encoding MarR family winged helix-turn-helix transcriptional regulator produces MTDFLILYQLGEAPDEKLRRTDLADKIGLTASGITRVLAPLEKIGLVRREANSRDARVSYVKLSVAGRRVLTEACIIAEEIAGELLTNVNNKRLSELTKALAELGGTIG; encoded by the coding sequence ATGACAGACTTTCTGATCCTGTATCAGTTGGGAGAGGCTCCTGACGAAAAGCTTAGGCGTACCGATCTGGCAGATAAAATTGGTTTGACCGCTTCCGGTATCACTAGGGTATTAGCCCCTCTGGAAAAGATAGGTTTGGTCCGCAGAGAAGCCAATAGCCGGGACGCGCGCGTTAGCTATGTGAAGCTGTCGGTTGCTGGGCGACGTGTTTTAACGGAGGCATGCATCATCGCAGAAGAGATAGCGGGAGAGCTATTGACAAATGTAAATAATAAAAGATTGTCTGAATTAACAAAAGCACTGGCAGAGCTGGGCGGGACAATTGGCTAG
- a CDS encoding sensor histidine kinase: MEYFLVIFFLIRHIRVALDTKEKLPVWDKRLVMASYVSIALAGAYYTASEEVARWLWQVFMVAMLWTIYKRDEFTEIRGLAQTIVLFAAVGFINVFVLTFFPKFHNNYASYFSTAVAFALILCFVIWFYTQKQRSALIKERQERAREEEESRAQKLSLEYLVTERTQELTIQKEELQKTIEELKATQDQLVQSEKMASLGELTAGIAHEIQNPLNFVNNFSELSVELCQELEEELERIELAAEEKDYIRGIIGDLSQNQQKIMHHGKRADSIVKGMLQHSRTSSGEKELTDINALADEYMRLAYHGLRAKNKEFNAALISDFDPAIGKVGVMPQDLGRVFLNLFTNAFYAVAEKKRNLAEQSGTDMIYKPEVKISTKKFDNRLDIRVEDNGTGMPEHVKAKIFQPFFTTKPTGQGTGLGLSMSYDIITKLHGGTLDVETVQGEKTVFKISLPI; the protein is encoded by the coding sequence ATGGAATATTTTCTCGTCATTTTTTTTCTGATCAGGCACATTCGTGTTGCACTCGATACCAAGGAAAAGCTCCCTGTTTGGGATAAAAGGCTGGTGATGGCGAGTTATGTTTCAATAGCACTTGCCGGAGCTTACTATACGGCCAGTGAGGAAGTTGCCCGGTGGCTGTGGCAGGTGTTTATGGTAGCAATGCTATGGACCATATACAAAAGAGATGAGTTCACGGAGATCAGGGGGCTGGCACAAACGATTGTTCTTTTTGCAGCAGTGGGTTTTATCAATGTATTTGTGCTGACCTTTTTTCCAAAATTTCACAATAACTACGCCAGTTACTTTTCAACAGCTGTGGCATTTGCCCTGATCTTGTGTTTTGTGATTTGGTTTTACACACAAAAGCAGCGCAGCGCGCTCATCAAAGAACGCCAGGAGCGGGCCAGAGAAGAAGAAGAAAGCAGGGCTCAGAAATTATCACTCGAATATCTGGTTACTGAAAGGACGCAGGAACTTACCATTCAGAAAGAAGAACTGCAAAAAACAATTGAGGAGCTTAAAGCAACTCAGGATCAGCTGGTACAGAGCGAAAAGATGGCCTCTCTGGGGGAACTTACCGCCGGAATTGCCCATGAAATCCAAAACCCTCTGAACTTTGTGAATAATTTTTCGGAACTCTCCGTAGAGTTATGCCAGGAACTGGAAGAAGAACTGGAGAGGATTGAACTGGCAGCGGAGGAGAAGGATTACATCAGGGGAATTATCGGAGACCTGAGCCAGAATCAGCAAAAAATCATGCACCATGGAAAGCGGGCCGACTCCATTGTAAAGGGAATGCTGCAGCATTCAAGGACCTCGTCTGGCGAGAAAGAACTGACGGATATTAATGCACTGGCCGATGAATACATGCGCCTTGCCTACCATGGTTTACGTGCTAAAAACAAGGAATTCAACGCAGCATTGATATCTGATTTTGATCCGGCCATTGGGAAGGTTGGAGTAATGCCGCAGGACCTGGGCCGGGTTTTTCTCAATTTATTTACCAATGCATTTTACGCAGTGGCGGAAAAAAAGCGAAATCTCGCTGAGCAAAGCGGAACGGATATGATTTACAAACCCGAAGTTAAAATAAGTACCAAAAAGTTTGACAACAGGTTGGATATCAGGGTAGAAGATAATGGTACCGGAATGCCTGAACATGTGAAAGCCAAAATCTTTCAGCCTTTTTTTACAACCAAACCAACCGGCCAGGGAACCGGGCTGGGCCTTTCCATGAGTTACGATATCATCACCAAGCTTCATGGAGGAACTCTGGATGTAGAGACGGTCCAGGGAGAAAAAACGGTGTTTAAGATCTCTCTTCCCATTTGA
- a CDS encoding adenylate/guanylate cyclase domain-containing protein → MKAKILVVDDEADLELLIKQKFRRQIREQKYEFVFAENGQKALDLLQRQPDIDMVLSDINMPEMDGLTLLVRLGEVSPLLKSVIVSAYGDMANIRTAMNHGAFDFLMKPIDFRDLEVTMEKTLRYVDQLKETLKAVRENDILRMYVDSSVLQFMNREAFEASLTASENIEATVVFMDVCGFTSISEKEPADRVVRLINKYFDIMVKEIIAQGGHVDKFMGDAVMAVFRGEYHLDRAVESSLAVRNQINSLQEEVLDQSDYSPKVSIGINCGEMVSGNIGSATLKRLDYTVIGDAVNLAQRLQAIARPGQIVISEAGYERIREAFKCNPVGEVNLKNKTNPVHIYEVIE, encoded by the coding sequence ATGAAAGCCAAGATACTGGTTGTTGACGACGAAGCCGACCTGGAACTGCTCATAAAGCAAAAATTCAGGAGGCAGATCCGTGAGCAAAAATATGAATTTGTCTTTGCCGAAAACGGGCAGAAGGCACTTGATCTTCTCCAGCGGCAACCGGATATCGACATGGTACTGAGTGATATCAATATGCCTGAAATGGACGGACTTACCTTGCTGGTGAGGCTGGGGGAGGTGAGCCCGTTACTGAAGTCTGTTATTGTTTCGGCGTATGGGGACATGGCCAATATCAGAACAGCCATGAACCATGGCGCTTTCGATTTCCTGATGAAGCCGATTGATTTCAGAGACCTGGAGGTAACCATGGAAAAAACCCTCCGTTATGTGGATCAGTTGAAGGAAACACTGAAAGCCGTGCGTGAAAACGATATTTTGCGGATGTATGTGGATTCGTCGGTTCTCCAGTTCATGAACAGGGAAGCTTTCGAGGCGTCGCTAACAGCCAGTGAAAACATAGAGGCCACGGTTGTTTTTATGGATGTATGCGGATTTACTTCCATATCTGAAAAAGAACCTGCCGACAGGGTTGTGAGGCTCATCAATAAGTATTTCGATATCATGGTGAAGGAAATCATTGCCCAGGGAGGACATGTGGATAAATTTATGGGAGATGCCGTGATGGCGGTGTTCCGGGGCGAATATCATCTGGACAGAGCTGTCGAAAGCTCTCTGGCGGTTCGAAACCAGATTAACAGCCTTCAGGAAGAGGTATTGGATCAGTCGGATTATTCACCCAAGGTTTCGATCGGGATAAATTGCGGAGAAATGGTATCTGGGAACATAGGCTCCGCTACTTTGAAACGGCTGGATTATACGGTCATCGGCGATGCCGTAAACCTGGCTCAGCGTTTGCAGGCAATTGCCCGGCCCGGCCAGATCGTAATATCGGAAGCGGGCTACGAGCGTATCAGGGAAGCGTTCAAATGCAATCCGGTGGGAGAGGTAAATCTCAAGAATAAAACCAATCCAGTGCATATTTACGAGGTAATTGAGTAA
- a CDS encoding TolC family protein has product MSFKEIIAGTFITALALGRPVTAQTTYTLQQALQMAKTNNPVLKNEQFNSTIVQSDIITAGLRPNPVINNQSLQLVQPGKFPENSSWYSGYNRQIWWQVTKPFQLPVQRQNKINFAEQNLKLTQKQYAETERNLYQAVAQKWLDVWAAGKQLDILSNAKNNIDSLATINRLRLKNQVITTTDLARTELLANQYKIQQKSAQQVYYNELQNLKFLLGTKDSIRVDTADHFLFTFPPQLTDIITEATANRSDIQAIRTNLDVADANIKLQKSSALPTPELGLIYNPQNKAHYLGFYGTLEIPIFSKNQGEIRKSQVIRQQAEQQLLTTEAKIQTEIQTAYLAYQTQKHNLQNFSQLLTQSQAILSSVKYSYLRGGTTIIDFLEAQRSWLDTQQQYYDVLQQYRQSYIDLLYASGLINQIAQ; this is encoded by the coding sequence ATGTCATTTAAAGAAATCATAGCCGGGACTTTCATTACGGCCCTGGCGCTTGGCAGACCGGTAACGGCGCAAACCACCTACACGCTCCAGCAGGCGCTGCAGATGGCCAAAACCAATAACCCGGTTCTAAAAAACGAACAGTTTAACAGTACCATCGTTCAGTCCGATATCATCACAGCGGGCCTCAGGCCCAATCCTGTAATCAACAACCAGTCGCTTCAGCTGGTGCAACCCGGCAAGTTTCCGGAAAATTCCTCCTGGTACAGCGGCTACAACCGGCAGATATGGTGGCAGGTTACCAAGCCCTTTCAGCTCCCGGTACAGCGTCAGAACAAGATCAATTTTGCAGAGCAAAACCTGAAGCTGACACAAAAGCAGTATGCCGAAACGGAACGCAACTTATACCAGGCCGTTGCTCAGAAATGGCTGGATGTATGGGCGGCCGGCAAACAGCTGGATATCCTGTCAAATGCCAAGAATAACATTGATTCTCTGGCTACCATTAACAGACTCCGGCTGAAGAATCAGGTGATCACGACAACTGATCTGGCGCGTACCGAATTACTTGCAAACCAGTATAAAATCCAGCAGAAGTCAGCTCAGCAGGTGTACTACAATGAACTGCAAAACCTCAAATTTCTCTTGGGTACCAAAGATTCCATCCGGGTGGATACTGCTGATCATTTCCTGTTTACCTTTCCGCCCCAGCTTACCGATATCATAACGGAAGCCACAGCCAACAGGAGTGATATCCAGGCCATACGGACCAATCTGGATGTGGCGGATGCGAACATCAAACTGCAAAAATCCAGCGCATTGCCTACCCCTGAACTTGGGCTGATTTACAATCCGCAGAACAAGGCGCATTACCTTGGATTTTACGGAACTCTTGAAATTCCCATTTTTTCAAAGAATCAGGGAGAGATCAGAAAATCGCAGGTGATACGCCAGCAGGCCGAACAACAGCTGCTCACTACCGAAGCTAAAATCCAGACCGAAATACAAACCGCATACCTGGCCTATCAGACTCAAAAGCATAATTTGCAGAATTTCAGTCAGTTACTCACACAATCTCAAGCAATACTTAGCAGTGTTAAATATTCTTACCTGCGTGGAGGTACCACTATTATTGATTTTCTGGAAGCACAACGCAGCTGGCTCGACACTCAGCAGCAGTATTATGACGTGTTACAGCAATATCGCCAAAGTTATATTGACCTACTTTATGCGTCCGGCCTAATCAATCAAATCGCTCAGTAA
- a CDS encoding DUF190 domain-containing protein: protein MLQAQIFIGTDQWKGDQPLYEYILKFLVKQKVQGATVLRALSGFDGKHLNRPNDLFSFDETPMVITFIDEEDKVKSALTQLRHEVKSGFIITNHVDKWN from the coding sequence ATGCTCCAGGCACAAATATTCATCGGCACCGACCAATGGAAGGGCGACCAGCCCCTATACGAATACATTCTGAAGTTTCTGGTCAAACAGAAAGTACAGGGTGCAACGGTTCTGCGCGCCTTATCAGGCTTTGACGGTAAACATCTGAACCGCCCCAATGATCTCTTCAGCTTCGATGAAACCCCAATGGTTATCACATTTATAGACGAAGAAGATAAAGTAAAATCTGCCCTGACACAACTCCGGCACGAGGTCAAAAGCGGATTCATAATTACCAACCATGTAGACAAGTGGAATTGA
- a CDS encoding efflux RND transporter permease subunit: protein MIKNLLFFSLRNRWIVIAISVVLMGVGYWCFTQLKIEAYPDIADTNVIVVAQYPGRAAEEVEQQVTVPIERALQNTPNVLDRRSRTIFGLAVVQLTFKDGTDDYFARQQVTERLASAELPDGVAPELAPLSTAVGEILRYVVEAPSTYSPTQLRDLQDWVIKPALLQVPGIADVTTFGGPLKQFHILTSPEKLVKYGLSLQNVMDAINVNNQNTGGNVISRGGQGFAIRGLGAIKNEQDIQNIVLKSENGVPVFVRDVATVEITPPPPSGVMGYTINKEKVDVSSGVEGIILLRRYENPSEVLKALKEKMADLQASELPDGVQLRPLYDRSFLIDHSLETVAHTLFEGISIVIILLIFFLGSIRSALVVALTIPFSLLFAFILMRLTGIPANLLSLGAIDFGIIVDGACVMAEHLIRKYRTASPEEKQQGIVKITLLSAQEVGREIFFSVTIIILAYMPILLMTRVEGKLFSPMALTLAFAVIGSMLAALTFIPVLISFAYKKALSDPDKPMKEHRNFALDFMTRGYIKTLLIFLKNYKATVLAGFAMVTVLILFGLKLGTEFLPTLDEGSIFLRGNFPSGITIQENASYAPKIRKIISKYPQISFVITQTGRNDDGTDPFPANRNEILVGLKDYDLWSKTITKKELVQKIKNDLQAQLPAVSFSSGQPIIDQVMEIVTGSAADLAVSIVGDDLHLMRQKAEAIAKIVKATPGADNVNIEQEGPQEQLAININREAAARFGINVADIQNMIEAAIGGKTISTLYDGTKRYDIVIRFLPSYRNSIDAIKNVQVPSLSGALIPMSQLADIHFIEGQTNIYRYGSKRMVTVRTNIRGRDQGGFVSELQKKLNAQVHVPKGYNIIYGGQYENLERAGKQLAFTIPLTIVMVFLFLFMLFKNLPDTLITMSCILFALGGGIAALLLRGYYFNVSAGVGFVSIFGISVMAGVLLVSALNRTGSDGADNLRENILEASGEQLRALLSILIVAIIGLVPAAISSGIGSDVQRPLATVIIGGLTSTLLFAPVLLPPLYFWAKRNRKKVTTGERLSSS from the coding sequence ATGATCAAGAACCTGCTTTTTTTTAGCCTGCGCAACCGATGGATCGTCATTGCCATCAGCGTAGTTCTCATGGGCGTTGGGTACTGGTGTTTTACCCAGCTCAAGATTGAGGCATATCCCGACATAGCGGATACCAATGTAATTGTAGTGGCACAGTATCCAGGCCGGGCAGCCGAGGAAGTGGAGCAACAGGTAACTGTCCCTATTGAAAGGGCTCTCCAGAACACCCCGAATGTTTTGGACAGGAGAAGCCGGACGATTTTCGGGCTGGCCGTGGTGCAGCTTACTTTTAAAGACGGCACAGACGATTATTTTGCCCGCCAACAGGTTACCGAACGGCTGGCATCGGCAGAACTGCCAGACGGTGTTGCACCCGAACTGGCTCCCCTGTCTACCGCTGTGGGTGAAATATTGCGTTACGTCGTGGAAGCACCGTCAACCTACAGCCCCACCCAGCTGCGTGATTTACAGGATTGGGTGATCAAGCCTGCACTGCTGCAGGTACCCGGCATTGCCGATGTTACCACCTTTGGTGGTCCGCTGAAGCAGTTCCATATCCTTACCTCTCCCGAAAAACTGGTCAAATACGGCTTGTCTCTCCAGAATGTGATGGACGCGATCAACGTTAATAATCAGAATACAGGCGGCAATGTGATTTCAAGAGGTGGCCAGGGCTTTGCAATCCGGGGTTTGGGGGCCATCAAAAATGAACAGGATATTCAGAATATCGTACTCAAATCCGAAAACGGTGTTCCCGTTTTTGTAAGGGATGTTGCCACGGTAGAAATTACACCGCCGCCGCCAAGTGGCGTAATGGGCTACACCATCAACAAGGAAAAGGTGGATGTGAGCAGCGGCGTAGAAGGAATCATTCTGCTCCGTCGTTATGAAAACCCAAGCGAGGTATTAAAAGCACTGAAAGAAAAAATGGCCGACCTGCAGGCCAGCGAGTTACCCGACGGGGTTCAGTTGCGCCCGCTGTACGACAGAAGTTTTCTGATAGATCATTCACTTGAAACCGTTGCGCACACGCTCTTCGAAGGTATTTCAATTGTTATTATCCTATTGATTTTCTTCCTGGGAAGTATCCGCAGCGCACTCGTGGTGGCCTTAACAATACCCTTTTCCTTGCTGTTTGCCTTTATCCTGATGCGCCTGACGGGCATCCCGGCAAACCTGCTTTCCCTTGGAGCCATAGATTTCGGGATCATTGTTGATGGCGCCTGTGTGATGGCAGAGCACCTCATACGCAAATACCGTACGGCTTCTCCCGAAGAAAAACAACAGGGTATCGTCAAGATCACCTTACTTTCTGCACAGGAGGTTGGGCGTGAAATCTTCTTTTCCGTAACCATCATTATCCTGGCTTACATGCCCATACTGCTGATGACCCGTGTGGAGGGAAAACTATTTTCTCCCATGGCCTTAACATTGGCTTTTGCGGTGATCGGTTCCATGCTGGCTGCCCTTACGTTTATTCCGGTACTGATTTCATTTGCCTACAAAAAAGCGTTGTCTGATCCGGATAAACCGATGAAGGAGCATCGCAATTTTGCACTTGATTTCATGACAAGAGGATATATCAAAACGCTGCTCATCTTCTTAAAAAACTATAAGGCTACGGTACTCGCCGGCTTTGCCATGGTAACCGTTCTCATACTGTTCGGGCTAAAACTCGGTACCGAATTTTTGCCTACGCTTGACGAAGGATCCATCTTTCTGAGAGGTAATTTTCCGTCAGGTATCACCATACAGGAGAACGCCAGTTACGCACCCAAAATCAGGAAAATCATTTCCAAATATCCTCAGATATCTTTCGTGATCACACAGACCGGCCGCAACGATGATGGCACGGATCCTTTTCCCGCCAACAGAAATGAAATACTGGTGGGGTTGAAGGATTACGATCTCTGGAGCAAAACCATTACCAAAAAGGAACTTGTTCAAAAAATCAAAAATGATCTTCAGGCACAGTTACCGGCCGTTTCATTCTCATCCGGACAACCCATTATTGACCAGGTAATGGAAATCGTAACCGGAAGTGCGGCTGATCTTGCGGTATCTATCGTTGGGGACGACCTGCACCTGATGAGGCAAAAGGCCGAAGCAATTGCAAAAATTGTAAAGGCAACTCCCGGAGCCGATAATGTGAACATAGAGCAGGAAGGTCCCCAGGAACAGCTTGCGATCAACATAAACCGGGAAGCCGCAGCGCGTTTTGGCATTAATGTAGCGGATATCCAGAACATGATCGAAGCGGCTATTGGCGGCAAAACCATATCAACGCTCTACGACGGTACCAAACGTTATGATATTGTCATCAGGTTTCTGCCCAGTTACCGCAATTCAATCGACGCCATCAAAAATGTACAGGTACCTTCCCTCTCTGGAGCGCTGATACCCATGAGTCAGTTAGCTGATATTCACTTCATTGAAGGACAGACAAACATTTACAGATATGGCAGCAAACGGATGGTAACGGTGCGTACCAACATCCGTGGCCGCGATCAGGGCGGATTTGTCTCCGAATTACAGAAAAAACTGAACGCCCAGGTGCATGTCCCAAAAGGGTATAATATCATTTACGGCGGACAATACGAAAACCTGGAACGTGCGGGAAAACAACTTGCTTTTACCATACCGCTGACCATCGTGATGGTATTCCTGTTCCTTTTCATGCTGTTTAAAAATCTGCCGGACACGCTCATTACGATGAGTTGTATTCTGTTCGCATTGGGCGGAGGGATAGCAGCCCTGTTATTACGAGGCTATTATTTTAACGTTTCAGCCGGCGTAGGCTTTGTGAGTATATTCGGGATATCCGTTATGGCAGGTGTCTTACTTGTTTCCGCACTCAACAGGACCGGATCAGACGGGGCAGATAATCTCAGAGAGAACATCCTGGAAGCTTCCGGAGAACAGCTCAGAGCGCTTCTTTCTATTCTGATTGTTGCCATTATTGGCCTCGTTCCTGCTGCAATATCAAGTGGTATCGGCTCTGATGTACAACGTCCTCTCGCGACGGTCATCATTGGCGGGCTCACCAGCACGCTGCTTTTTGCGCCCGTTTTGCTCCCTCCGCTCTACTTTTGGGCGAAAAGAAACCGGAAAAAGGTCACAACCGGTGAGAGACTTTCGAGCTCCTGA
- a CDS encoding dTMP kinase, translating to MGKIKFIAFEGVAGAGKSTQIENVRNYLDSRGKSCFVTKAFEDDRRRNTEAFFNTLQYTNDNAKTFIFQALHCVQYQEVIENYNRFDYILADRWRDTFFAYHKFFGELSTLEPAILDVFDHLAFRDLYADLTFFFDISPEVAQKRYKQREDGRGDMIKTDDIAFFETTINFYRNLTKEKKWIRIDCNGTVEYVTAQIIKEMERIERDI from the coding sequence ATGGGCAAGATAAAATTTATAGCATTTGAAGGAGTTGCCGGGGCAGGGAAATCCACTCAAATAGAAAATGTCAGGAACTATTTGGATTCTCGGGGAAAATCGTGTTTCGTAACGAAGGCTTTTGAAGATGACCGACGGAGGAATACGGAGGCATTTTTTAATACTTTACAATACACGAATGATAATGCTAAAACATTCATATTTCAGGCGCTACATTGTGTTCAATATCAGGAAGTGATTGAAAATTACAACAGGTTTGACTACATCCTGGCTGATAGGTGGAGGGATACTTTTTTTGCGTACCATAAATTTTTCGGTGAGCTATCCACGTTAGAGCCCGCTATTCTGGATGTATTCGACCACTTGGCATTCAGGGATCTTTATGCTGATTTGACGTTCTTTTTTGATATATCTCCAGAAGTCGCTCAGAAACGATACAAACAACGGGAAGATGGCAGGGGGGATATGATCAAAACAGATGATATAGCTTTTTTTGAAACAACCATTAACTTTTATCGGAACCTGACGAAGGAAAAAAAGTGGATCAGGATTGATTGTAATGGAACTGTGGAGTATGTTACCGCTCAGATTATAAAGGAAATGGAACGGATAGAAAGGGATATCTAA
- a CDS encoding response regulator, with product MKILVVDDETDVQSLFEQKFRREIRSGLFEFSFSFSGEEALDYLAAHSSEVVMILSDINMPGMSGIELLKTIRTEHPSAPPQVMMITAYGDSETKVLAIELGADDFLTKPVDFNQLKEKLLSLH from the coding sequence ATGAAAATACTTGTTGTTGACGACGAAACGGACGTGCAGTCTTTGTTTGAACAAAAATTCAGGCGTGAGATCCGGAGTGGCCTGTTTGAATTTTCATTTAGTTTTTCGGGAGAAGAGGCACTTGATTACCTCGCTGCGCATTCTTCCGAAGTTGTGATGATCTTGTCGGATATAAATATGCCTGGTATGAGCGGGATAGAGCTACTCAAAACCATCCGAACGGAACATCCTTCTGCGCCGCCGCAGGTGATGATGATCACTGCCTATGGTGATTCCGAAACAAAGGTGCTGGCCATTGAGCTGGGTGCCGACGATTTCCTCACCAAGCCGGTGGATTTTAATCAGTTAAAGGAAAAACTCTTATCCCTCCACTGA
- a CDS encoding efflux RND transporter periplasmic adaptor subunit, giving the protein MKKLIIYSWLLTSFLAACTKKETSQAPPDNTTPEVSENGLKIIFPMKQSADFFETERIKSSALIADITAPAKVSATVVKSNEGASGNIVLFDNPDLSGNYTQLLQHLTMINQIQNINIRQRKTELARIQDLQEHGAATGKDLLESQTALSMEETNLINERSAIIEHETKLKAGGFEPSVLRRAAAGTAYIICDIPESEISKVKEGSKCTLQFTAFPGRDFNGKIDDVADMVDQTTRMIKLRVTINNANGELKAGMFGTVAFGISEGKNTSVDKDALITIQGKNYVFIKSGNTGFERKEVNVGDQIGERIIVYSGLKDGDRVVIKGAMQLKGLSFGY; this is encoded by the coding sequence ATGAAAAAATTAATCATATACAGCTGGCTGCTGACATCGTTTCTGGCAGCATGTACCAAGAAAGAAACCAGCCAGGCACCACCCGACAATACCACACCGGAAGTATCAGAGAACGGTCTTAAAATTATTTTTCCGATGAAACAATCAGCTGATTTTTTTGAAACCGAAAGAATCAAAAGTTCAGCACTGATTGCCGATATTACCGCTCCGGCCAAGGTATCCGCCACGGTGGTGAAGTCCAACGAAGGTGCCTCCGGCAATATCGTACTGTTTGATAACCCCGACCTCTCCGGTAATTACACGCAGCTGTTACAACATCTGACCATGATCAATCAGATACAGAATATCAACATCCGCCAGCGGAAAACGGAACTTGCCCGAATTCAGGACCTGCAGGAACACGGGGCGGCCACGGGGAAAGATTTACTTGAATCGCAGACGGCACTCTCTATGGAAGAAACCAATCTGATAAATGAACGGTCCGCCATCATTGAACACGAAACCAAGCTGAAAGCAGGTGGTTTTGAACCGTCAGTATTGCGCCGGGCGGCGGCCGGGACCGCTTATATCATTTGTGATATACCCGAGAGCGAGATCAGCAAAGTGAAGGAAGGCAGCAAATGTACATTGCAGTTTACGGCATTTCCTGGCCGGGATTTTAACGGTAAAATCGACGACGTTGCGGATATGGTCGATCAGACCACAAGGATGATCAAACTCCGTGTGACGATCAACAATGCCAACGGTGAACTGAAGGCAGGGATGTTCGGAACGGTAGCTTTTGGCATAAGCGAAGGAAAAAATACGAGCGTAGACAAAGACGCGCTTATTACGATCCAGGGCAAAAATTACGTGTTTATCAAATCCGGAAATACAGGTTTTGAAAGGAAGGAAGTAAACGTGGGAGATCAGATCGGCGAACGTATCATTGTCTATAGCGGCCTGAAAGACGGAGATCGCGTGGTGATTAAAGGGGCCATGCAACTCAAAGGACTTTCATTCGGGTACTGA